The sequence CACCCGGAGATGGTGCATCAATCGGCAACCGGGAAACGGTTCAAGCTTCCGCTTCTGATGCCGGCGGCATCAACCGCATGGAACTTTTTATGAACGGAGAGCTTAAAGCGGTAAAATATAAAAGTGAATTAAGTTGGAACTGGAATACCCGGAAGCTGTCAAACGGCACTTACACAATTTCAGTAAAGGCATTTGATACGGCAGGAAATGAAGGGGTAGATACCATAACGGTTTACAAATAGTTATTCTGCGGCACTCCTGGCTGAGGACTGCCACACCCAGAAACAAAAGGAATTAAATTGGATATGGTTTTTTTATAAAAAAATAAACGGATATACAAAGGCAGGGTTTAGGTATTACCGACCCTGCCTTTATTTTCATGACATGTTTAGCTCAGGAATTATTTCTTTCTTCTTGACAATTTTGCAAGTCCCAACAGGCCGGCGCCGAAAAGCAGAAAAGTCGAGGGTTCGGGAACGGGATCAACGTCAATGGTACCACCGTTAGATACAAATTCTGTCACATGGCTGACTGTAATTGAGC is a genomic window of uncultured Desulfobacter sp. containing:
- a CDS encoding PEP-CTERM sorting domain-containing protein, giving the protein MALFENNADFDWGVFDASDLPERMNIKEGSITVSHVTEFVSNGGTIDVDPVPEPSTFLLFGAGLLGLAKLSRRKK